The following is a genomic window from Solanum stenotomum isolate F172 chromosome 4, ASM1918654v1, whole genome shotgun sequence.
aagtttactgcacccaatgtgtctcttCGCACTCCATCAAAGgccctcacattgacttggttctggTGAAGCTTTCCCAAGTCGAATTGTAGCTGCCTCAAAGTCGAAAGTGGGCAAATATTAAGACCGGATCCATCATCGACCAAGACACGATTAATTATCTTATCTCGACACATACAGGTGACatgcagagctttgttgtgcatcttTCCCTCAAAGGGTAGCTCTTCGTCACAGAAACTGATTCGATGTCCTCGGATGACCTggtttatcatggctgctaAATTATCACTGTTAGTACCCACAGGCACATAAGTATCATCCAAAGCCCTCATCAGAGCCTGCCTATGTAACTGCGAACTCATCAACAAAGCCCATACAGAAATCTGAGCTGGCGTCTTCTCCAAGTGCTTCACAATCGAATAATCTTTCAGCTGCATTTTTCTCCAGAACTCCTCGGCCTCGGCTTCACTGATCGGCCTTTTAGTCTGATCCTTTTTCTGCCCTCCTTACGCCAATTCTTCCGGTGTATAGCACCTGCCTGATCTGGTCATGCCTTGAGTAACAGCCGTTTCAATAACAAATTTTGGTCGGGTAAGAGTTTCTcgtggcaccaaggcaacagccttctcgggtgtcagaatcacaaactctttcttttccCTGATGCTCAACGAAGCTACAGCCTTTTCTAGTTCATCAGAAGCAATCGGAACTATTGACTTTGTCACGCACCAATCGtcatctgtctctatcatattgatagtggcgcctccatgatttggcaaaggattactattTACATTGGGCGCAactgtctgaagagagaccacattCTGGTCAATCAGGTCTTGGATCTTATGCTTCAGATTGATACAGTCTTCGGTGTCATGTCCGACATTGTTGGAGTGATACGCGCACCTCTGatcaggtctgtaaaactttgagctagtgtcaaccggcttgggccccactggatgaatatatcctgctgcagttaatcgctcgaacaactttgttcggctttcaataagcggagtgaaaattctagcaGGTTTCCtctcaaatctaggacgggAGGGATCGTAATTGCCTTGTTGAGGGGGAGGCATTTGGCGATAATTTTGAGCATTCGGGCGGGGgcttgatatctgggatatgagttggtttggtagtttggttgtggagcttggtagttcgagggggtattttggtaaagtggagctggggtttggtacattAGGGGAGGCATTTGGTAATTCGTCTGAATGTTGGCACAGTTGGGGGCGGCATTTCGGTAGTGATGAGATGGAGTCTGGTAAGctggagggggagtttggtagatagtagggggagtttggtaattAGGATGGGGTGTATTTTGATAGTTGGGAAGAGGGGTGTTTTTGTAACTGGtgggaggggtattttggtaatcagCCTGTGCATAACAAGCCGGGTACaaactctgtgaaggtcgagaatgaccttggtatgatgatgatttccttggggtcttcttcccctcataagagatagaggacacgtcctctcttttcttcttcaacaagcccgaagatccgggcgaggcagctacacgggcaatcttcccggttctcaatccatcttcgatagtctcacctaccttgactatctcagcaaattttgctccaatgagcaacatgattctgtcataatattcgggctcctgcacccgcacaaacacttcaataatttccttttctgacatgggaggtctaactctagccGCCTCCTTTCGCCATCTATATGCGAATTCTCGATAACTTTCAGTCGacttctgcttcatcttctccaatgAGTAACGGTCAGGAACGATCTCtacattgtaggcgaatcgttcgACGAAATCCTTAGCCAAAGCGTTCCAGCTAGACCACTGTTTCGTctcatgagacgtaaaccattctagagcctctccgttcaaacttcggctaaaaagccgcattaacaaagcttcatctctcccaactcccacgagttggtcacagtaggccctcaaatgtgctaaggggttccccgttcctccaaagatgtcgaattttggcaccttgaacccttctgggaggtccaaattcgggtgaatgcacaggtcttcatagctcaatccggcgacctcaggaatgcagttcagctccttcatggcttttctaatttcctccttcatatctatcttgacggtctcttcctttgacctccactctctctccctctcctcatagtggtcgagctccgAACCATGGGCGTCATGCTCGTTGGGGACGGGGATTTGGAAGGTGGCTTTTTGTGGTAGTGGTGGAGCAATGGAGGGACTTTGGGCATTTTGAGTGGCTTGGTAATTTTGAGggaaagtctgggggttggtatgttgattttggtaATGGAGGGAAATGTGTGAGCGGTTAACATTTTGGCTTTGAGGGGGTAGGCCAGTTTGGTGGTTTGCTTTGGGGAAAGGGAGTGGTGCTTGGGGGTTGGTATCTTGAGGATGGGGTGGTGTTTGGTAAGAGGCTGAGGCGTAATGGGGGTTTTGGGCGGTAaggtcaatgatagagggatTGCGAGCAAGACTTGAAGGCGGGTTCTGAGCTTGTTCCACGTTAGGAGGGGGAATTTGAACTGGAGGTCTTCCGTCTGGTTGAGTGTTGACAGCATAAATCGGAGGAGGCAAATCATGTCTTCTTTGCATCTCAaccctcatctcagcaatttgttgcatcaactgtaggatcagttcattctgatcTGCAAGGGCTggctgagccaccacgacatcagtaaggctagtttcttcgttgttatcacccattgttGTTTTTCCCTTTCGTGAACTTTGACTGGGAAAGGAATCTGTAGGCCCTTTGATCTGGTAAAATAAGGGTGTTCAGCCAGcgtatcaacacagatcagttctaactacctgtagagaagaacaactcaaaggcaaatctgtCAGTATTAGTCGTAGATAaataatgcaagatatcacatagaaagcagataaacacataaaagttgctttGTCTGAGGACACGTTAACCCACGAGTAATGGGGACTGATTTTTTGAACAAGCAGAAATTTGCTCGTTTTATTTTGGGGCTAGTGACTCAGAAAGGTTAAATTgtgttgagctaaggtcttcttgctgcatcttcTGTCATCTGTTgatctgaactcaatgtttccttgtagaatgaaagagagggaaaagaaaatttgaaaaagataggggccgggccttgaaaggctgcctacgtatctccaaaggagaattcaggccctacgtagttcgaatacgaagggaattttcattttcattcactcatttctggtgattacaaggaaaatgaaaaacagATAATAAAGCTCCGAAGAGATAGATGGTGCCTTCACCGAAGCTTCTTTCTCTGACTGCTGTATTAGCCACGAGGGGTAAACTCATATGTTTCGGGGGCGGTTTTCTCATTCTCTTCTTTCCACCGTCCCTTGACAGGAGGtctatagacaatttcctccTCAAGTTCCTCTTCAACAGATTCAGGTCCAGTGCCTCCAGGACCACTGTTGGTGGCCTCTTGGTTGAAGAAAGGGTATTTTCCATGTAGTTTTTGAAGGCTCATGGTTATATCATTGTTGAAGGCAGCATGTTCCTTCCGCATAGCAACTGTCTCCTCATTCATGACAGCATATCTTGACATCTTAGCCGCTAACTCTGCGTCCAATGCTGCACTTTTGGCTTGCGCAGCTGCGGTGGCTAATTCTACTTCTATTCTTCTTTCTCCCATCTCTCGAATCTCTTGCCTGAGCCGCTGCAACTCcatcctcaaatcctcctcGGTTAGCTCTATGTCAATACccttgcctttttccatcttagcggcaatttcacctttcctgagatgatagagtaatattttaggatttgggtggtaggattttatttctggctgagaaactcaagactcatggaattttggtcggacattttgatagtgacttgtatttggtgttgtagagattttttttggaaattttttgaaaaggagtgggctaaaatatcatcattcaaagcaacaatatcacataaacagttaaagcACACAAGCATATATCGCGCGTCCTAAACAAGTAGgggacccttttgtgccaagggtaggcctagcgtatttgaaagatgtatgtgtagaaTTGAACCATTTTGTTACCCCAAAGCAAATTTCGTATATAAAATGATGTTCAAGAAGCGAAATAAGCAAGGGAAGTAGGGAATAAACGAAAATCACAAAGGAAAGGCCCACACAGGGGTCGtttgaaaagagtaccaaaataCGAGAAAGGCAAGCCCACGCAGGGGCAAATAACAATAAGTACATATAGAAAAACCCACGCAGGGGCGAAATCCGCTAAGATGTTCCCGATGGCCCCGCCTCTGATCTGCTCCTCTTGTTCTGCGCCATGAGATGTTGAAGCCTATATTGAATCATTAGCAAGTATCCTTCGCTCCGGCGACCTTTCTCTTCCCAGTCTTCGAGGCACATTTCGCTTTTCTTATCTCCAATCCATAAGTTAAGCTCTCCCAAATCGCTTCTCAAGCTTTCTAGTTCTTGAGTTACGCTCTCGAGGGTGTACTTATCCTCTTCTTGCTTTCGAAGAAATTCCTCGTGCATTTCCTGGGCTTCTCTTCTTACCTCTCTCAGTTCTATCAAAGCTTTGGACTCTTTGTCCTCTACACTGCGGTAAATGTTCGGAACTGAGAAGGAGATACCCTGTATATTATGCTTCAACCAAGCTTTGTAAGTTTCATCATACCCCGCATTAAATCGATCTATGGCAATAGTGTCCTTGTTCATTCGCACTGTTTTTTTCCATTCTCTCAGCATCTCTGAAGCCTCAGGCACTCTATCATCCCCGATGTCGAACACATAGATACGGTAGTATGCTTCTGGAGGTGTAGTTTGTCTTCTTCCAAACTGTCTTAAGACCCGAATAGGTGCATATGGGCGAATACCTCGAATACCTAGCAGAGGAAGCACAAGTTGTCTGTCGCCNNNNNNNNNNNNNNNNNNNNNNNNNNNNNNNNNNNNNNNNNNNNNNNNNNNNNNNNNNNNNNNNNNNNNNNNNNNNNNNNNNNNNNNNNNNNNNNNNNNNTTTCTGAATGGATTGAGTAATCTGCTATTAGTAATTAACCATTTAGGTTGTGGTGAACTACATTTCTGTTCTAAGTAAAACTATAGGTAGTGttgtattttgatttaatttatgtttcTGCAACAGCTACACGGAGTCAGACCCTGTGAAAATAGCAGTTGATGGTGTTGAAACATTTAAGAAGGAAAATTGTGATCTAATAATTGTTGATACCAGTGGACGCCACAAACAAGAAGCTGCTCTTTTTGAAGAGATGCGACAAGTTGCTGAAGCAACGGTATATTTTACTATGCTCCAGGTATATGATTAGCTTGAATAAGAAATGCTAATCTTCCTGTTTCTTTTCCCAGAAACCAGATCTTGTGATATTTGTTATGGATAGCAGTATTGGTCAAGCTGCCTTTGATCAAGCTCAAGCATTTAAGCAAAGTGTTGCAGTTGGCGCTGTAATTGTTACTAAGATGGATGGTCATGCAAAAGGAGGTGGTGCCCTCAGTGCGTAAGTTCCCTTGCTGCTGTTgtagcactttttttttttgagaaaaaccaTGGTGTCCAGGACTGCTTGCGCTTACCTTGACTAATTTCACGggatacctgccacctcccaccaacaaccTGTTGATGTAGCACCTATAAAGTATGCCTTCTATTGATAATGAGCACTCTTGTGCAACTACATTAAATATGCCTTCGAGCATGTCTGGGCAACTTCAAGGATTAAATTATTTGCCATGTCAGTCACagtcatttaatttaatttgtttcttttgtCAGGTAACATCTCTTTCTATAATCTCGCTCATCTGAGCTATAGAACATGTTCCTGTTGAAAATTAATATCCTTTATCACccatcaaaaataaaagattattaTCTGGACGACGTTAAGCCACTGCCCAGTAGTGCTCTCTGAGCTTGATAGCTCCGTCATGTGAcaaatttgataagttgatcCAAACAAGTAATGCAATttgtatggaaaaaaaattagatgcTGGTTAAGGCTTGAAATTTCAAGGTTTCGATTTGGTTCCTATAGCACTAAAGCCACAACTTGTACTGTTTTCTGTCTAGgatatatacattttttctaAAGCCTTGATTAACCCACAAATTCAACTTCCCTGATCCAATATGTCCATCTTTCGCTTACAAAcacttctttttcatattttaaatttttaaagtgGAATTAGTTTCAACAAATAGTTTTATGCAATGAAATTTATAACCTATTTTTGGGAGTGAATAAGATATATTTATATGATACTCTTCCATGCAGAGTTGCTGCAACAAAAAGTCCCGTCATTTTTATTGGAACTGGTGAACACATGGACGAGTTTGACGTTTTTGATGTTAAGCCATTTGTCAGCCGTCTTTTAGGTTTGCATCCCTCTGCTTGGATACATTTTCATCTCTCTActgcaatttgattttttaacccTGAACCATCTCTGCTTATTTGAGGTACTAGATGTTGCTGATGTCTATTGTCCTATTGTGTCACTCTCCACTAGGCATGGGTGACTGGTCTGGGTTCATGGACAAGATACATGAGGTTGTCCCGATGGATCAACAGCCTGAACTTCTTCAGAAGCTATCGGAAGGACATTTTACCTTGAGGATAATGTATGAGCAATTTCAGAACATACTTAAAATGGGCCCCATTGGCCAGGTTTGCTACTTGCTTGCTCTAAATTTTCTATTTCCTGAAACTCTATTTTTCGGTAGTTTTTGCTTTTTGGTGTCAACTTCCTTAACATTTGGGTTGGAAAAGTTTCATCAGTTGCGCTTATGCCATTGTTTATATTACATTTATAATTCTTGTTGTATATCTCTTAGGTTAGTTTGCTATTTTATTCTTCTCATTCTGATACCAACAACAACATTACCCAGTGTAATCACACAAGTGGGGTCGGGGGGATGTATGCAGATCGCCTCTGCCTTTGTGGGGTAGGAAGGGGGTATGAAGaatgtttccgatagacccttgACTCAATAGAGAAGTTATTGGAGCAGGGTTGCAAGAAAATATGACAGCAAAACAGCAAGATACAAGGCAAATGAAGCAACAGACAGTAATACACTAGAGAATAAGAAACTACGCGACTACTAAATATTACTACTAATAAGGAGAGGAGAGGAAGTTAGACCCCTGCCTCTCCCACATAAAGTGCGACAACACTTGCCTATTTACTAATCTTTTACCCTAATCATCAACCGTCATACCTCATGCCCTCAGTAAGCTGAAGTTGTGTCGTGTCCTGTCTAAGCACCCCAGTTCTTCTTCGGCCTACCCCTCTCTCTCCTAACTCCTGCTGCAACCAACCTTTCACACCTCCTTACTGGCACATCTACGCCCTCCTCTTCACATGCCCCAACCATCTTAGCCTCgcttccctcatcttgtccGCCATAGAGGTCACTCTCATCTTACTCCATATAACTTAATTTCCAATTATATCTCTCCTAGTATGCCCACACATTCATCTTAGCATCCTCATCTCTACTACATTCATCTTCTGAACGTGGGTGTTCTTGACTGGCCATCACTCTGTACCATGCGATAATGTTGGTCTAACCATGTCTCTGTAGAGCTTACCTTTAAGCCTTGACAAGACATTCTTATCACACAGTACCCTAGATGTGAGCCTCCATTTCACCAACCCCGCTTTAATTCGATGTGTGACGTCATCATCAATTTTCCTGTTTCCTTGGATTATGAACGTAAGATACTTGAAGCTTCCTCTCTTGGGTATGATTTGTGCATAAACCATAAAAATTGATAACTTAGAGCAAGCTCACGATCATTTGCTAGTTCCTTGAATACAACTGGAAGGGATTTGTCAACCCTAAATCTTTTGCTCAACCACTCTTTcccatctctctctctctctctccctcatTCATAGTTGCATGTTTCATTCCCCTGCTAGAAGTTGACTTGATATCTTCTTACATGTTGCTGATGTTTCTATGTAGTGTAGGTCTTCTCCATGCTTCCAGGATTCAGTGCAGAGTTGATGCCAAAAGGACGTGAAAATGAAAGCCAggcaaaaattaaaagatacaTGACAATGATGGATTCAATGACTAATGAAGGCAAGTGATCTAATTCCATAATTTTCATGCATTAGTTGGTTTTTGAATTTAGTTCCATGTTTCGATTTCAAATTCTAATACAATTGCAGAATTGGATACTTCCAACCCAAAGCTTATGACCGACTCCCGAATTATGCGGATAGCTAGGGGGTCCGGCCACCAAGTGCATGAGGTAATGGATATGATGGAGGAATACAAACGACTGGCTAAGATGTGGAGTAAGATGAAGGGACTTAAGATTCCGAAGAAGGGAGAGATGAGTGCCTTGTCTCGAAACATGAATGCACAACACATGAGCAAAGTCTTGCCTCCCCAGATGTTGAAACAAATAGGCGGTATGGGTGGGTTGCAGAACTTGATGAAGCAAATGGGTTCTGCCAAGGACATGATGGGTGGTATGGGTGGTATGTTTGGTGGTGGGGACAAGTAAACATGAAAGCACAATTAACAAGTTAAAACTCAAGGCTAATTTAGGTGGGCAAATCTCTTGTTTTTGTTAACTGGTAAAGAACATCTTAACCCCAGACTTTCCTCTTACTCCTTGTATTAGTGGGtcatagattttgaaattttaggaAGCAGATCATATCAAGTTGTCAATAGAAGGATTTAGTATGATTCATGTAACTTGATGATTTTCTTCTTGTATTTTTGTAGCGGGATGTTTCACAAGTACAAATTGTTGAGTATAGCATTATAACTGTCAATTTTTTCTCTCAACATGTTGTCTTTGGAGAGCGCCACGTACCAAAAGGTATTGTGGAATGGTTGTGATCCTTTCACCCTTGACGAAAGGTTTCAAAAATGATCCTTTTATCTCCCCTACAAGATGCGAGTTCGATTAGTTGGTCTAGTGGGCTTCATGGTTAACAAGAGAAAATCAATAGTAGTTTCCACATATTGTGCCTCTTTCACTGATAATCTGAACTGAAAAATAAGTTATTAGTTTATCGATAATGGATTATCGATTTAATGATTTTGATAACggttttaataatttttattatcaGGTTATTGGTTCTTAACCATTTGAGTTTTTTTCTTAATCCGTTagtaaattaaagttatatttataCGATTCGGGATATAAAGTCCTCAACTTTGGTTTagtttcatacttttattttttgctgtttcAAACTCTCAATTATTCTACAATGTGTCATTACTTTTGAGCAAGATATAATATGTCAACTCACGTGCATGTTTCATTTAGTTTTTCACCTTATTTCCAAGTGATTTTCaatgatttatttttgtgtcaaataTTAATGATTAAGCCGATAATTGAATCGATAAATCATAACTGATAAGCCAATATCTAAATGATTCTATAATGATTTATCATATCTATAATTAATCAATAAGTCGAACCGATAAATTTCAAAACCGAACAAGTCCAAACTTTTCTTCCGCAAATACCCCATTACATGATAAAAGGGGAAATTGTGCTCTACGTACACTaggagaaaatatttatttattgccATGTACCCTATATTTTGAGTTTGTTATCTGGTTTAACccatatttatgtataaatacCTTTCCTTCACTATTATACACTTATTTATTCTAAGGTTTATACATTATGTATAATACTTTTCTTCAAgtataatattgtataattttgaaaatttccctaaataaaataagaaatcttTACGCACACCTATATAGAAAAATGACAAGACCCTTATTTTTTAATCAGGTAGAGTGAAATGGCTAGAATTTCCCatcactttttcttttggtgATATATTTTGCCTTGACACTTATGAAGTAGACGTCATTGATTGAGTTAAAGTGAAGTCTTTTTTCCGATTTAATTACAGTTATTCTCGCTAAATACAATATAAGAAGTTTCTTGGGAGGTATGGACATAATAACTAATCTAGACCATCAGAAATGGCACGTAAAACAGATGTTTAATTTCAAGGAAGGAACCCCCAAATAGTTGATGTGAAAGTATTGACTTACTCACAGTGGAATTATTCTGTTTTAGGCATCTTAATACATGTTATTCAAAATCAATcaccacatatatatatatcctcaATTTTTGTGgcacaatttaaattttgagatttgaGTATTTAATTTTGACTGTgaatgtaaaaatattataaatgaagataattaacaagtaaaaacagttaatagtttaaaaataataacaaattttCGTAAAAAAGAAACTTGATCAactcttaaaattttaattatatcacataaatttaaaaagaattatatatataaccaaATTATAGAAAAAGAGATGCTCCATATACTGGTATGATGTTACCATAATAAAATGAGGTGGAAAGCAATATATGATTTGACAAAGTTGTAGTCTTGTAGACATCTTTCTTTTCTCAACTAACCTACCTAAATTTGTGCCAAaaaacttgttcttcttttcttttggttttctGTCCCTAGATCCGTATTAAGTCTGATTAAATGCAGATTCACGtcaaaaaatctcaaaatacCCTTCCTAACAAAGGAAATTTCATATCCAAAAATACTCAAACTTAATATAGATCTTAATTCAATcttattaactaaaaaataatggTAAGTTTACATTAGATAGTGCACTACTAATCAATAACGCGTTTCGAGGGACAAGAATGATTGTAGtcggaaaaaaataaattaatggaCTCCGTTGGATATTTTCGATAGCCtctatcaattaattaaattaaatcgaAGATGgtattagaattaaaaaaattgctattttaaatgtaaaataacCGACAAAGGTTTGtcgattttattttaaaaaaaaataaaaatggttgGAAGTCCttcaattacataaaaaaaaaattgtattgattTCTCGATAGTGTCCGCCGATTACTTTAACGGAATGTAGACTAATAACATTAACTTTCGTCTTTCGAGGAAATTACATTTTCAATAATAATGACATCATAATCGTCAAATCCAAGATTTACCGCTCCTACTTGATTTTAAATTGTCAAGCTCCCACTAATTAGATATAGAAAAATCTAACAGTCGGGTCTAAATGTCCTTAACCTATAGGTTTGAAGCATTTTTGatccaataaataaaaaaaaagggataaatttaatttaataaataacagaaaaatatttttaaatcatttttaatacgttaaggacatttttgaaccTTCTGCAAAAAAATCAATGCAAATATAATTCCATACAAGTCTAGAAAACTTCCAATTGactcttttattttgtgttgtaattttcttcttattttcaaCACTTGCCCCACACCCTTGTCAATGTGAGGGACCAGATAAGATTACAGAAGTGGATGACAAAATATATTGCAGAATTTAACTATAtagtatactatatatataatatataatattgttcTTTTCTTGTAAGACTAATTTGTCATCTAACTTTGATGGCAATGTGTGAAATAAGACCCGTCAGAGTCTTCCCCAAAGGTTAAAATTCTTACTTTTTATGTCCTCTTAAAGTCGACTACGTAACTCTTCTACAAGACACGTTTTGAATATAACAAACATTTCTCTACTAGTgagtgtttggattgacttaaaagttggtcaaacataCTTTCAAGTCAGTCTTTAACTTCTgaaagtgtttggcaaatataaaaaataatttaaaataagtcaaaaataatttaaaataaattaaaaattatttgacaaggtaaaaaaatgacttaaaataagtttaaaatgacttaaaataagtcaaaaaccaaaagtataGGTCTccctttactttcttttttttgacttaaaattcatttcagtttgacttttttatttttgacttaaagctgtttttttaagtcaatccaaacgggctctaaatTCTTGTCAAAACTACATATCATGTCCACAAAATTACTAGTTACTGTTTTTAAAGGCGTGTAAAAATTGAATCGATcagtaaattaaattaaaaatatgttcttGAGATGTTGCTATGGAGTTAATGTGCTTTTAATGGTTTTACGAAATAAAATTATCGGGTTATAAGTTTGATATCAATTTCTTAATATTGAGTTATTTGGTAAATCGGTAACTTATTAAGACAATAGTAATTTACTTTTTTACCcctacataaataataaatatcgTATTGGTTACTACATTTTCCCGTTAGCCTTCAAATTAACATTATTATCCTAGTTCTTTTATTTGTGTTGCATTTATATAGTTCTTTGTATGTAGTTACTATTTTGTTTCTAATTTATTAGCATTCcataaagttacattattgtttTGTCGCGccaaattatattattgtagAAGCATATAATTTatgagcattttcttattggttaaaccgaaaattGAATCGTTAAGGACTAAAAATCGAtacataaaaatcaataaaaatatcttaCTGATTTGATGTATTTAAAAACtgaaaaccgataaaccaa
Proteins encoded in this region:
- the LOC125862757 gene encoding signal recognition particle 54 kDa protein 2 encodes the protein FCNSYTESDPVKIAVDGVETFKKENCDLIIVDTSGRHKQEAALFEEMRQVAEATKPDLVIFVMDSSIGQAAFDQAQAFKQSVAVGAVIVTKMDGHAKGGGALSAVAATKSPVIFIGTGEHMDEFDVFDVKPFVSRLLGMGDWSGFMDKIHEVVPMDQQPELLQKLSEGHFTLRIMYEQFQNILKMGPIGQVFSMLPGFSAELMPKGRENESQAKIKRYMTMMDSMTNEELDTSNPKLMTDSRIMRIARGSGHQVHEVMDMMEEYKRLAKMWSKMKGLKIPKKGEMSALSRNMNAQHMSKVLPPQMLKQIGGMGGLQNLMKQMGSAKDMMGGMGGMFGGGDK